One genomic segment of Actinoplanes ianthinogenes includes these proteins:
- a CDS encoding epoxide hydrolase family protein, whose product MAPIRPFRIDVPQADLDDLRDRLTRTRWTPEIPGQGWTRGVPVDYLRGLADYWAGEFDWRAAEARLNELPQFTTEVDGQNLHFAHVRSADPAAVPLLISHDWPASFALYLPVVEALRAHFHLVLVSNPGVGFSGPLTAPGWSTARSAAALNEIMARLGYERYGVQGTGGGAWIAVEMGRQAPDRVIGVHVNGHITFPSGDPAEFDGLTEAEQDRLRRLQEFRDERMGFAAIQSTRPQTLAFGLHDSPVGQLAWIVEKFQEWTDPAAQLPEDAVGRDLLLTNVSLYWFTGTAGSSANTYWESAHDPSAWAPKEKSTVPLGVALGVTDITVRRFAEREAPVTHWTELPAGGNFLPAEEPKLFADDVTAFFHAAGS is encoded by the coding sequence ATGGCCCCGATTCGCCCCTTCCGCATCGATGTGCCCCAGGCCGACCTCGACGACCTCCGCGACCGGCTGACCCGCACCCGCTGGACCCCGGAGATCCCCGGCCAGGGCTGGACCCGCGGCGTCCCGGTCGACTACCTGCGCGGCCTGGCCGACTACTGGGCCGGTGAGTTCGACTGGCGCGCCGCCGAGGCCCGGCTCAACGAGCTGCCCCAGTTCACCACCGAGGTGGACGGCCAGAACCTGCACTTCGCGCACGTCCGGTCGGCCGACCCGGCCGCCGTCCCGCTGCTGATCAGCCACGACTGGCCCGCGTCGTTCGCGCTGTACCTGCCGGTGGTCGAGGCGCTCCGGGCGCACTTCCACCTGGTCCTGGTCAGCAACCCGGGCGTCGGCTTCTCCGGCCCGCTCACCGCCCCGGGGTGGAGCACGGCCCGCAGCGCCGCCGCGCTGAACGAGATCATGGCCCGTCTCGGCTACGAGCGATATGGCGTGCAGGGCACCGGCGGCGGCGCGTGGATCGCCGTCGAGATGGGCCGCCAGGCCCCCGACAGGGTGATCGGCGTGCACGTCAACGGTCACATCACCTTCCCGTCCGGCGACCCGGCCGAGTTCGACGGGCTGACCGAGGCCGAGCAGGACCGGCTGCGCCGCCTCCAGGAGTTCCGCGACGAGCGGATGGGCTTCGCCGCGATCCAGTCGACCCGCCCGCAGACCCTGGCGTTCGGCCTGCACGACTCGCCGGTCGGCCAGCTCGCCTGGATCGTCGAGAAGTTCCAGGAGTGGACCGACCCGGCCGCTCAGCTCCCCGAGGACGCCGTCGGGCGCGACCTGCTGCTCACCAACGTCAGCCTCTACTGGTTCACCGGCACCGCCGGCTCCTCGGCGAACACGTACTGGGAGTCCGCTCACGACCCGTCGGCCTGGGCGCCGAAGGAGAAGTCGACGGTCCCGCTCGGCGTCGCCCTGGGCGTCACCGACATCACCGTGCGGCGCTTCGCCGAGCGCGAGGCGCCGGTCACCCACTGGACCGAGCTTCCCGCCGGTGGCAACTTCCTCCCCGCGGAGGAGCCCAAGCTCTTCGCCGACGACGTCACCGCCTTCTTCCACGCCGCCGGCTCCTGA
- the ybeY gene encoding rRNA maturation RNase YbeY, producing the protein MSIEIANESGVEVDTDAILAVARHALDEMGVNPLAELSILLVDIDYMAELNHRWMGSDGPTDVLAFPMDEGSVDHGPGESGAGEPALLGDIVLAPEVAAKQAVAAGHTPADELHLLTVHGALHLLGYDHAEPEEEREMFALQAKLLQSWRAGRKAG; encoded by the coding sequence ATGTCCATCGAGATCGCCAACGAGTCGGGAGTCGAGGTCGACACCGACGCGATCCTCGCGGTTGCCCGGCACGCCCTCGACGAGATGGGGGTCAACCCGCTCGCCGAGCTCTCCATCCTGCTGGTCGACATCGACTACATGGCCGAGCTGAACCATCGCTGGATGGGCAGCGACGGACCGACCGACGTGCTCGCCTTCCCGATGGACGAGGGCAGCGTCGACCACGGTCCGGGCGAGTCCGGCGCCGGCGAGCCGGCCCTGCTGGGCGACATCGTGCTGGCCCCCGAGGTGGCGGCCAAGCAGGCGGTCGCGGCCGGGCACACGCCCGCCGACGAGCTGCACCTGCTCACCGTGCACGGCGCGCTGCACCTGCTCGGCTACGACCACGCCGAGCCGGAGGAGGAGCGGGAGATGTTCGCCCTACAGGCGAAACTGCTGCAAAGCTGGCGTGCCGGACGCAAAGCCGGCTGA
- a CDS encoding 16S rRNA (uracil(1498)-N(3))-methyltransferase — protein sequence MSAPLFLVESLPPGSSFTLDGPEGHHAATVQRLRVGEALILADGRGGTAHAEVVAVGRGSVDVAVRERAQEAAADPRLVVVQGIAKGDRGELAVQAMTETGVDEIVPWAASRSVAQWRGDRGFKARDKWAATAREAAKQARRSWLPSVAGDPDCSTKQVAARLADAAAAFVLHEEATERLTAAPLPATGEIILVVGPEGGISDAERDAFRDAGAVPVRLGDAVLRTSTAGVAALAVLSTRLGRW from the coding sequence GTGTCAGCGCCGTTGTTTCTGGTTGAGAGCCTGCCCCCGGGGTCGTCGTTCACGCTGGACGGCCCGGAGGGGCACCACGCCGCCACCGTGCAGCGGCTTCGGGTCGGCGAGGCGCTGATCCTCGCGGACGGGCGTGGCGGGACCGCGCACGCCGAGGTGGTCGCGGTGGGCCGGGGCAGCGTCGACGTGGCGGTGCGGGAGCGGGCTCAGGAGGCGGCGGCCGACCCGCGGCTGGTCGTCGTGCAGGGCATCGCCAAGGGGGACCGGGGCGAGCTGGCCGTGCAGGCGATGACCGAGACCGGCGTTGACGAGATCGTGCCGTGGGCGGCGTCCCGGTCGGTGGCACAGTGGCGTGGCGACCGCGGCTTCAAGGCCCGCGACAAGTGGGCGGCGACCGCGCGGGAGGCCGCCAAGCAGGCCCGCCGGTCCTGGCTGCCGTCGGTGGCCGGCGACCCGGACTGCTCCACCAAGCAGGTCGCCGCCCGGCTCGCCGACGCGGCCGCCGCCTTCGTCCTGCACGAGGAGGCCACCGAGCGCCTGACCGCCGCGCCGCTGCCCGCGACCGGCGAGATCATCCTGGTGGTCGGCCCCGAGGGCGGCATCAGCGACGCCGAGCGGGACGCTTTCCGCGACGCCGGAGCCGTCCCGGTCCGCCTGGGCGACGCGGTCCTGCGCACCTCGACCGCCGGCGTCGCGGCGCTCGCGGTCCTCTCCACCCGGCTCGGCCGCTGGTGA
- a CDS encoding HIT domain-containing protein, which yields MDNSCLFCRIVAGEIPATVVHRTETTVAFRDIDPKAPTHVLVIPVEHHADVVALATANPAAAADVLAAAAAVAEAEGLTGDGFRVIFNTGRNGGQEVFHVHAHVLGGAPLGPMLSGR from the coding sequence GTGGACAACTCCTGCCTGTTCTGCCGCATCGTCGCCGGCGAGATCCCCGCGACCGTGGTGCACCGCACCGAGACCACCGTGGCCTTCCGGGACATCGACCCGAAAGCGCCGACCCACGTCCTGGTGATTCCGGTCGAGCATCACGCCGACGTGGTGGCGCTGGCCACCGCGAACCCGGCCGCCGCCGCCGACGTGCTGGCCGCCGCGGCCGCCGTGGCCGAGGCCGAGGGCCTGACCGGGGACGGTTTCCGGGTCATCTTCAACACCGGCCGCAACGGCGGCCAGGAGGTCTTCCACGTGCACGCGCACGTCCTCGGCGGCGCGCCACTCGGCCCGATGCTGTCCGGCCGGTGA
- a CDS encoding MATE family efflux transporter produces MDHRTPLVRLAVPNYVALLSGVLTGIVDVAWVARLGPAPVAAVAVATGVENALLGIVLLINGGVTVRLAAAHGAGDGAAARSVIRAGWLLYTLITPVVVLAGLALRHPLADAFLDDPAAARLAAGYLAVLFPGVAIFYAQQVVDGIFAGHGDTRTPMRLALTANALILILDPLLIYGPGPLPALGITGAALATTAGRAVALVIGLVLRHRAAGGGARKNPAVGAVLRTGAPIAGDFLVRMSGALALLAVVGRSGVAAVAAYGIGLKVLYFATMAFYALRNAATIHAPRTLAVHPDQRPAIGRQVLTLALAAGAAASAVFALLAPLIMRAFTAEREVTTIGVLFLRCVGGYLTPIAGVIALAGFLMAAGRGPALFAVTVTGTATQTVLAWWLSARLDLPGVWLAMCLAALLQLLLVLRLGRLFPGIRAFPQRHVVHSRLTRPRDFSPH; encoded by the coding sequence ATGGATCATCGAACACCGCTGGTACGCCTGGCCGTGCCGAACTATGTGGCGCTGCTCTCCGGCGTGCTGACCGGCATCGTCGACGTCGCCTGGGTGGCCCGGCTCGGTCCCGCTCCGGTCGCCGCGGTCGCGGTCGCCACCGGCGTGGAGAACGCGCTGCTCGGCATCGTTCTACTGATCAACGGTGGGGTGACGGTGCGGCTCGCGGCCGCGCACGGCGCCGGTGACGGTGCCGCCGCCCGATCCGTGATCCGCGCCGGCTGGTTGCTGTACACGCTGATCACCCCGGTGGTGGTGCTCGCCGGGCTGGCCCTGCGGCATCCGCTCGCCGACGCCTTCCTCGACGACCCCGCGGCGGCCCGGCTCGCCGCCGGCTACCTCGCCGTGCTCTTCCCGGGCGTGGCGATCTTCTATGCCCAGCAGGTCGTCGACGGGATCTTCGCCGGGCACGGCGACACCCGTACGCCGATGCGCCTGGCGCTGACCGCCAACGCTCTGATCCTGATCCTCGACCCGCTGCTGATCTACGGACCGGGTCCGCTGCCGGCCCTCGGCATCACCGGTGCCGCCCTGGCCACCACGGCCGGGCGCGCTGTCGCGCTGGTCATCGGGCTGGTGCTGCGGCATCGGGCGGCCGGAGGCGGCGCCCGGAAAAACCCCGCGGTGGGCGCGGTCCTGCGCACCGGCGCACCGATCGCGGGCGATTTCCTGGTACGCATGAGCGGCGCTCTGGCCCTGCTCGCCGTCGTCGGCCGGTCCGGCGTGGCCGCGGTCGCCGCGTACGGCATCGGGCTGAAGGTGCTGTATTTCGCCACCATGGCGTTCTATGCCCTGCGGAACGCCGCGACCATCCACGCCCCGCGAACCCTCGCCGTGCACCCGGATCAGCGTCCCGCCATCGGCCGCCAGGTGCTCACCCTGGCGTTGGCCGCCGGCGCCGCCGCGAGCGCCGTCTTCGCCCTGCTCGCCCCGCTGATCATGCGAGCGTTCACCGCCGAGCGGGAGGTGACCACGATCGGCGTGCTCTTCCTGCGCTGCGTCGGCGGCTACCTGACACCCATCGCGGGGGTCATCGCACTGGCCGGATTCCTGATGGCGGCCGGCCGGGGACCCGCGCTGTTCGCCGTGACCGTGACCGGGACCGCCACCCAGACCGTCCTGGCCTGGTGGCTGTCCGCTCGCCTGGACCTGCCCGGCGTCTGGCTGGCGATGTGCCTGGCCGCGCTCCTCCAACTGCTCCTGGTGCTCCGCCTCGGCCGCCTCTTCCCGGGCATCCGGGCTTTTCCACAACGTCACGTTGTCCACAGCCGCCTCACCCGCCCCCGCGACTTCTCGCCACACTGA
- a CDS encoding PadR family transcriptional regulator — protein MLALAILGFLHDEPLHGYELKDRITSLTGHVRPVSDGALYPAINRLTAAGLLERRTEPGTSAAPRWMLSLTEAGHAELLRRLRTPSEVEITDRNRYFTVLAFLRHLPDRAEQAEVLRRRLAFLAAPATFFSRGGERLRAADVDDPFRQGMFEIARATSQAERAWLERTLTSLIDDGD, from the coding sequence ATGCTGGCGCTCGCGATCCTCGGCTTCCTGCACGACGAGCCGCTGCACGGCTACGAGCTGAAGGACCGGATCACCTCGCTCACCGGCCACGTGCGCCCGGTCAGCGACGGCGCTCTGTACCCGGCGATCAACCGGCTCACGGCCGCCGGCCTGCTGGAGCGCCGCACCGAGCCGGGCACGTCGGCCGCCCCCCGGTGGATGCTCTCCCTCACCGAGGCGGGCCACGCCGAACTGCTCCGGCGCCTCCGCACACCCTCCGAGGTGGAGATCACCGATCGGAACCGGTACTTCACCGTCCTCGCGTTCCTGCGCCATCTGCCGGATCGGGCGGAGCAGGCCGAGGTGCTCCGGCGCCGCCTGGCGTTCCTCGCGGCTCCGGCCACGTTCTTCTCCCGGGGCGGGGAGCGGCTGCGGGCCGCCGACGTGGACGATCCGTTCCGGCAGGGGATGTTCGAGATCGCCCGGGCCACGTCCCAGGCCGAGCGCGCCTGGCTGGAGCGCACTCTGACATCCTTGATCGATGACGGCGACTGA
- a CDS encoding class I SAM-dependent methyltransferase, with protein sequence MTATDRGRVFGEVAESYHRVRPGYPAELAADLLAEAGPGPVLEVGAGTGKATAGFAALGAELTCLEPDPRMAAVLRRSLPGVRVLETTFESWTPDRAYPLLISAQAWHWVDPARRAALAAAALAPGGLFAPFWNVFFVADPDLHAALTEVNHRHGLAGEHTPHHSPAGSRSPEPLSFAKEWPELHLPGDAFTGMRTLRYRSARSYSADLYREHLLSLSLYRTLPPDRADAVLTDTVAAVEAAGGTIDFVVHTDVALARRR encoded by the coding sequence ATGACGGCGACTGACCGGGGACGCGTCTTCGGCGAGGTGGCGGAGAGCTACCACCGGGTGCGTCCCGGATACCCGGCGGAGCTGGCGGCCGACCTGCTGGCCGAGGCCGGTCCCGGCCCGGTGCTGGAGGTCGGCGCCGGCACCGGGAAGGCGACGGCCGGGTTCGCCGCGCTCGGCGCCGAGCTGACCTGCCTGGAGCCGGACCCGCGGATGGCCGCCGTGCTGCGCCGGAGTCTGCCGGGCGTGCGGGTCCTGGAGACCACCTTCGAGAGCTGGACCCCGGACCGGGCCTACCCCCTGTTGATCAGCGCCCAGGCCTGGCACTGGGTCGACCCCGCCCGCCGCGCCGCGCTGGCCGCGGCCGCCCTCGCGCCGGGCGGCCTGTTCGCCCCGTTCTGGAACGTCTTCTTCGTCGCCGACCCCGACCTGCACGCCGCACTGACCGAGGTCAACCACCGCCACGGCCTGGCGGGCGAACACACGCCGCACCACTCGCCGGCCGGCAGCCGGTCACCGGAGCCGCTCTCCTTCGCCAAGGAGTGGCCGGAGCTGCACCTGCCCGGCGACGCCTTCACCGGCATGCGGACGCTGCGCTACCGCTCGGCCCGCTCCTACTCCGCCGACCTCTACCGGGAGCACCTGCTGTCCCTGTCGCTGTACCGGACCCTGCCCCCGGACCGCGCCGACGCCGTCCTGACCGACACGGTCGCCGCGGTCGAGGCCGCGGGCGGCACGATCGACTTCGTGGTGCACACCGACGTGGCTCTGGCCCGCCGCCGCTGA
- a CDS encoding PhoH family protein: protein MTGTPNPSSTGSSSPVRAQTKISVSDPKIMVNLLGAKDEILRLIERTVSSDVHVRGNEITITGEPADNATAERLFSELIELIEKGETLSVDAVRRTLRMLEENTSERPAEVLTLNILSRRGRTIRPKTLGQKRYVDAIDENTIVFGIGPAGTGKTYLAMAKAVQALQAKQINRIILTRPAVEAGERLGFLPGTLTEKIDPYLRPLYDALHDMLDPESIPRLMAAGTIEVAPLAYMRGRTLNDAFIILDEAQNTTPEQMKMFLTRLGFGAKIVVTGDVTQVDLPGGTSSGLKVVREILRDVEDVHFAELSSSDVVRHRLVAEIVDAYARFDAEQEQQQAANSVHAVPGRAANGRAGRRR, encoded by the coding sequence ATGACCGGTACGCCGAACCCTTCCAGCACGGGCTCGTCCAGCCCGGTGCGGGCGCAGACCAAGATCTCGGTGTCCGACCCGAAGATCATGGTGAACCTGCTCGGCGCCAAGGACGAGATCCTCCGCCTCATCGAACGCACCGTCAGCAGTGACGTGCACGTGCGGGGCAACGAGATCACCATCACCGGCGAGCCGGCCGACAACGCCACCGCCGAGCGGCTCTTCTCCGAGCTCATCGAGCTCATCGAGAAGGGCGAGACGCTCAGCGTGGACGCCGTCCGGCGCACCCTGCGGATGCTCGAGGAGAACACCTCCGAGCGCCCCGCCGAGGTGCTGACGCTGAACATCCTGTCCCGGCGGGGCCGCACCATCCGCCCCAAGACGCTGGGCCAGAAACGCTACGTCGACGCCATCGACGAGAACACGATCGTCTTCGGCATCGGCCCCGCCGGTACCGGTAAGACGTATCTGGCGATGGCCAAGGCCGTGCAGGCGCTCCAGGCGAAACAGATCAACCGGATCATCCTCACCCGCCCCGCGGTCGAGGCCGGCGAGCGGCTGGGCTTCCTGCCCGGCACCCTCACCGAGAAGATCGATCCCTATCTGCGCCCGCTCTACGACGCGCTGCACGACATGCTCGACCCGGAGTCGATCCCGCGCCTGATGGCGGCCGGCACGATCGAGGTCGCCCCGCTGGCGTACATGCGCGGCCGGACGCTGAACGACGCGTTCATCATCCTGGACGAGGCGCAGAACACCACGCCCGAGCAGATGAAGATGTTCCTGACCCGGCTCGGGTTCGGTGCCAAGATCGTGGTGACCGGTGACGTCACCCAGGTCGACCTGCCCGGTGGCACCAGCAGCGGGCTCAAGGTGGTCCGGGAGATCCTGCGCGACGTCGAGGACGTGCACTTCGCCGAGCTGTCCAGCTCCGACGTGGTGCGGCACCGGCTGGTCGCGGAGATCGTGGACGCCTACGCGCGGTTCGACGCCGAGCAGGAGCAGCAGCAGGCAGCAAATTCCGTTCATGCCGTTCCCGGGCGGGCCGCCAACGGCCGGGCCGGGCGTCGGCGCTGA
- a CDS encoding beta-glucosidase family protein, which translates to MTDIDHLVDRLTLDEKVSLLTGQDFWSLPEIPRIGLRSLVMSDGPIGVRGTGWAPEDPSVALPSPTALAATWDPELAADAGRVLGQEARRKGVHVVLGPTVNLHRTPLNGRHFECYSEDPLLTGEIAAGFVRGVQEHGVGTTVKHLVGNDSETDRMTVDVRIPERALRELYLAPFERVVRAGGWGVMSAYNSVNGTSMAQNGRLQQEILKDEWGFDGVVVSDWRAARSTVGAALGGLDIAMPAMDNPWGPALAEAVRSGSVPIEVVDDKVRRVLRLAARVGVLSPPPPGPGLPAVAQAAPGPLDGDEVAHRIAARSFVLARNEGLLPLGPEETGPVAVIGALAQDARVLGGGSAQVAPPHVISPLDGIRRTFPHVSYAVGADPRPFLPAAQGPGWSPFRIDIGAYRFAVPTAAVRWLGDPPGGLAVDEISFLELTTTYTPETGGEHIFAISGFGAFELTVGDQKLYQGSLHPPGTGRADLLLHPREQRFTVTLPAGEPVTVTLRQSFEPGTAHSAGTTLGHRPPGPDEDGLIDEAVALAARSDVAVVVVGTTEQVESEGFDRTSLALPGRQDELVTRVAAANPRTVVVVNAGSPVLLPWADEVAAVLLTWFPGQEAGAALAAVLAGAEEPGGRLPTTWPRREADCPVLAVRPENGSLAYDEGIFIGYRGWTERPRYAFGSGLGYTTWAYSDLTASPEAATVTVTNTGGRTGREVVQIYLSSSAPAPADRPRQWLAGFASVQAEPGESVTVRIPLPERAFQIWSDGWQTIPGLYTVTAGHALDDPRLVTEIDHS; encoded by the coding sequence ATGACCGACATTGATCACCTTGTCGACCGGTTGACGCTGGACGAGAAGGTGTCCCTGCTGACCGGGCAGGACTTCTGGTCGCTCCCCGAGATCCCGCGCATCGGGCTGCGCTCGCTGGTGATGTCGGACGGCCCGATCGGCGTGCGCGGCACCGGCTGGGCACCCGAGGATCCGTCGGTCGCGCTGCCCAGCCCGACCGCGCTCGCCGCGACCTGGGACCCGGAGCTGGCCGCCGACGCCGGGCGGGTGCTCGGCCAGGAGGCCCGCCGCAAGGGGGTGCACGTGGTGCTCGGCCCCACGGTCAACCTGCACCGCACCCCGCTGAACGGCCGGCACTTCGAGTGCTACTCGGAGGATCCGCTGCTCACCGGCGAGATCGCGGCCGGGTTCGTGCGCGGCGTGCAGGAGCACGGCGTCGGCACCACGGTGAAGCACCTGGTCGGCAACGACTCCGAGACCGACCGGATGACGGTGGACGTGCGGATCCCGGAACGGGCGCTGCGCGAGCTCTACCTGGCCCCGTTCGAGCGGGTCGTGCGGGCCGGCGGGTGGGGCGTGATGAGCGCCTACAACAGCGTGAACGGCACGTCGATGGCACAGAACGGACGTCTCCAGCAGGAGATCCTCAAGGACGAGTGGGGTTTCGACGGAGTGGTCGTCTCCGACTGGCGGGCCGCTCGGTCGACGGTCGGGGCGGCGCTCGGCGGCCTGGACATCGCGATGCCCGCGATGGACAACCCCTGGGGACCCGCCCTCGCGGAGGCGGTCCGGTCCGGGTCCGTCCCGATCGAGGTCGTCGACGACAAGGTACGCCGGGTCCTGCGCCTGGCGGCCCGCGTCGGCGTCCTGTCCCCGCCGCCGCCCGGTCCCGGTCTGCCCGCCGTTGCGCAGGCCGCTCCCGGTCCGCTGGACGGTGACGAGGTCGCGCACCGGATCGCGGCCCGGTCGTTCGTCCTGGCCCGCAACGAGGGGCTTCTCCCCCTCGGTCCCGAAGAAACGGGGCCGGTCGCGGTGATCGGCGCCCTCGCCCAGGACGCCCGCGTGCTCGGCGGCGGCAGCGCCCAGGTGGCCCCGCCCCACGTGATCTCCCCGCTGGACGGCATCCGCCGGACGTTCCCGCACGTCTCCTACGCGGTCGGAGCCGACCCGCGGCCGTTCCTGCCCGCGGCCCAGGGCCCCGGCTGGTCGCCGTTCCGGATCGACATCGGCGCCTACCGGTTCGCGGTGCCGACAGCGGCGGTCCGCTGGCTCGGCGACCCGCCCGGCGGGCTGGCCGTCGACGAGATCAGCTTCCTGGAACTGACCACCACCTACACCCCGGAGACCGGCGGCGAGCACATCTTCGCGATCTCCGGCTTCGGCGCGTTCGAGCTGACCGTCGGCGACCAGAAGCTCTACCAGGGCTCCCTGCACCCGCCCGGCACCGGCCGCGCCGACCTGCTGCTGCACCCGCGCGAACAGCGGTTCACCGTCACCCTGCCGGCCGGCGAGCCGGTCACGGTCACCCTGCGGCAGAGCTTCGAACCGGGAACCGCCCACTCGGCCGGCACCACGCTCGGGCACCGCCCGCCCGGCCCCGACGAGGACGGCCTGATCGACGAGGCGGTCGCGCTGGCCGCCCGCTCGGACGTGGCCGTGGTGGTCGTCGGCACCACCGAGCAGGTCGAGTCGGAAGGCTTCGACCGGACGTCGCTCGCGCTGCCCGGCCGGCAGGACGAGCTGGTGACCCGGGTCGCGGCCGCCAACCCGCGCACGGTCGTGGTGGTCAACGCCGGCTCGCCGGTGCTGCTGCCGTGGGCCGACGAGGTGGCGGCGGTGCTGCTCACCTGGTTCCCCGGGCAGGAGGCGGGCGCGGCCCTCGCGGCAGTGCTGGCCGGCGCCGAGGAACCCGGCGGGCGGCTCCCGACCACCTGGCCGCGGCGCGAGGCGGACTGCCCGGTGCTCGCGGTCCGGCCCGAGAACGGATCCCTCGCGTACGACGAGGGCATCTTCATCGGATACCGGGGCTGGACGGAGCGCCCGCGCTACGCGTTCGGTTCCGGCCTCGGCTACACGACCTGGGCGTACTCGGACCTCACGGCGTCACCCGAAGCGGCCACCGTGACCGTGACCAACACCGGCGGGCGCACCGGGCGGGAGGTGGTGCAGATCTACCTCTCCTCGTCCGCGCCCGCCCCGGCCGACCGGCCTCGCCAGTGGCTGGCCGGTTTTGCCTCGGTCCAGGCCGAGCCGGGTGAGTCGGTCACGGTCCGGATACCGCTGCCGGAACGCGCCTTTCAGATCTGGTCCGACGGCTGGCAGACCATCCCCGGCCTGTACACGGTGACTGCCGGGCACGCCCTCGACGATCCTCGCCTGGTCACCGAGATCGACCACTCCTGA
- a CDS encoding serine hydrolase domain-containing protein, with amino-acid sequence MTVPHARYQRAVRKAQADGRIPALSVALVRADREPWVLTVGESGNPAYPLGPDSRFRIGSVTKTFTAVLVMQARDDGLLDLDQPVARYLDVPAHGDATVRRLLSHTAGFQREPYGDVWDTLITPDTGRMLAELDRAERVLPNARRFHYSNLGLAVLGQMVAKLRGGTWAEILTERILAPLGLRHTTVERPAAAVVGYLVDAYSDAARPEPAFDLGGIAPAAQLWSTAADMAKWAAFLVDPAPAVLDPATAEEMRWPATTTDESLWAAGFGLGLILCPEGRRVMHVGHDGAMPGFLAGVYGRRGGEGNPGGLGCAVLGSSGTAGQVNELVHELLRLAVEHDPAEIRPWRPAAPAPQPYRSVLGRWWSEGSEFVFGWHDGQLQARAAEAPGDRPPAVFRPLPDQADVLRTTSGRETGELLRLHRDESGAVVRMHWATYRFTRGQEAFDGGLASDGPFGVAGG; translated from the coding sequence GTGACCGTGCCGCACGCCCGCTATCAGCGCGCCGTCCGCAAGGCCCAGGCCGACGGCCGGATCCCGGCGCTCAGCGTCGCCCTGGTCCGCGCCGACCGCGAGCCGTGGGTCCTGACCGTCGGCGAGTCGGGCAACCCGGCGTACCCGCTCGGGCCGGACAGCCGGTTCCGGATCGGGTCGGTCACCAAGACGTTCACCGCGGTGCTGGTCATGCAGGCCCGCGACGACGGGCTGCTCGACCTGGACCAGCCGGTCGCCCGCTACCTCGACGTGCCGGCGCACGGCGACGCCACGGTCCGCCGGCTGCTCTCGCACACCGCCGGGTTCCAGCGGGAGCCGTACGGCGACGTCTGGGACACGCTGATCACCCCGGACACCGGCCGGATGCTCGCCGAGCTGGACCGGGCCGAGCGGGTGCTGCCGAACGCGCGGCGCTTCCACTACTCCAACCTGGGCCTGGCCGTTCTCGGTCAGATGGTCGCCAAACTGCGCGGCGGCACCTGGGCCGAGATCCTCACCGAGCGGATCCTCGCCCCGCTCGGCCTGCGGCACACCACGGTCGAGCGGCCGGCCGCGGCGGTGGTCGGGTACCTGGTCGACGCGTACTCCGACGCGGCCCGCCCGGAGCCGGCGTTCGACCTGGGCGGCATCGCCCCGGCCGCACAGCTGTGGAGCACCGCCGCGGACATGGCGAAGTGGGCCGCGTTCCTGGTCGACCCGGCGCCGGCCGTGCTGGACCCGGCCACCGCCGAGGAGATGCGCTGGCCCGCGACGACCACCGACGAGTCGCTCTGGGCGGCCGGGTTCGGGCTCGGCCTGATCCTCTGCCCGGAGGGCCGGCGGGTGATGCACGTGGGGCACGACGGCGCGATGCCCGGCTTCCTGGCCGGCGTCTACGGCCGGCGCGGCGGCGAGGGCAACCCGGGCGGGCTGGGCTGTGCCGTGCTCGGCTCCTCCGGCACCGCCGGGCAGGTCAACGAGCTGGTGCACGAGCTGCTGCGGCTCGCGGTCGAGCACGACCCGGCGGAGATCCGGCCGTGGCGGCCGGCCGCGCCGGCGCCGCAGCCCTACCGATCGGTGCTGGGCCGCTGGTGGAGCGAGGGTTCCGAGTTCGTCTTCGGCTGGCACGACGGGCAGTTGCAGGCCCGCGCGGCCGAGGCGCCCGGGGACCGGCCGCCGGCCGTCTTCCGGCCGCTGCCGGATCAGGCCGACGTCTTGCGGACGACCTCCGGGCGCGAGACGGGCGAGCTGTTGCGCCTGCACCGGGACGAGTCCGGCGCGGTGGTCCGGATGCACTGGGCGACCTACCGCTTCACCCGGGGGCAGGAGGCCTTCGACGGCGGCCTGGCCTCGGACGGGCCGTTCGGTGTGGCAGGTGGGTGA